The genomic stretch ATAGAGGAGACTCCGGCTCACCGCTCGGGGGAAAGTCCCCGAAGCGGCGAAAGCGCCCCATCACGAATCGTCAGCCGCGCCCGTCGCTGCGGGAGAGTCCCTCTATCCTTTCGCCCAGGGAGACGAGCATCGAGCGTGCCGCGTCGTAGCGGTTCTTCGCGTTCGCCAGGTGGCGGCCCATGACGTCGAGCTCGGCGCAGAGCCGGCCGTACTCGTCGCTCAGCCTCTCGATGCGCGACCAGAGCCGCCCGGTCCGCTCCGAGAGCTCGAGCCCCTTCAGTCCGAGGGCGACGGTATTGAGGTACATGTAGAAGCCCTGGGGCGAGACGGGCACGACCTTGCGCCGCATGGCGTACTCGACGAGGTCCTCGCCCGTGCCGTCGCCGCGCACTATGGTCTCGTAGTAGACATTCTCGGCCGGCACGTACATGACGGCGAAGGTCATGGTCGACTCGTCGGGCCTTATGTAGGAGGACGCTATCTTGTCTATGTGGCGCCTTACGTCCCTGGCGAAGCCGCGGCGCGCCGCTCTTTCGGCCTCGGCGCCGTCGGCGCCGAGAAGTCTTCTGAAACTTTCGAGCGGGAACTTGGAGTCCACGGGCACGAGCCCGGCCGAGAGTTTCACCACCGCGTCTACGCGCAGGCCGTCGGAGAATGCGTACTCGAGCTCGTAGGCCGACGGCGGCAGGCACATGGCGAGAAGCTCCGAGAGGAGGAACTCGCCGAGCCCGCCGCGGAGCTTGGGAGGGCCCAGTATCTCCTGGAGGCTCGATATGTCGCGCCCTATGCGGGCGAGCTCTCCGGTGGCCGCGCGGAGCGAGCCTATGCCCTCCTTGACCTCGCCGAAGACGCGGGCCGCCGCCTCCATGCGTTCGCTCACCTGGCCCGTGTTGACCTGGAGCTGCGAGGTTACGGCCGAGAGCTGGCCCGTCACCTGTTCGGAGAGCCTCGACATCTCGCGGCCCATCAGCTCAAGGGCCGCGGCGACATTGTCGGGCCGCCCTTCACGGCCGGCGCTCCGGCCCCGACGGCGCCGCAGCAGGAAGGTCGCGGCCAGGACCGCGCACGTCCCGGCCGCGGCCGCGGCGGCGACAAGAACGAGACTCTCAGGCTCCAACGCTCAGCGCCTCCGGGCCGCCCCCCGCGCCCCCCCGCGCCCCCCGCGGCTCAGGCCTCACGCCTTCCCATGAACTCCCTGGCCTGGTGGACGAAGGCCTCGAGCCTCGTCTTGGCGTTTGTGTCCTCCGTGCCGTCGTAGACCATGTTCAGGTAAGGTATGTTGGAGTTGCGCTCGCGCACCTTCTTGAGCACGGCGTTGACCACCGTGCCGGGCATGCAGGTGAAGGGCATGGCGTTGACGATGCCGTGCACGCCCTGTTCGATGAAGTGCATGACCTTGCCTATGCTGAGCACGGCCTCGCCCTCGAAGGAATCATCCATGTAGGCCGACGAGCGC from Deltaproteobacteria bacterium encodes the following:
- a CDS encoding DNA recombination protein RmuC, with amino-acid sequence MEPESLVLVAAAAAAGTCAVLAATFLLRRRRGRSAGREGRPDNVAAALELMGREMSRLSEQVTGQLSAVTSQLQVNTGQVSERMEAAARVFGEVKEGIGSLRAATGELARIGRDISSLQEILGPPKLRGGLGEFLLSELLAMCLPPSAYELEYAFSDGLRVDAVVKLSAGLVPVDSKFPLESFRRLLGADGAEAERAARRGFARDVRRHIDKIASSYIRPDESTMTFAVMYVPAENVYYETIVRGDGTGEDLVEYAMRRKVVPVSPQGFYMYLNTVALGLKGLELSERTGRLWSRIERLSDEYGRLCAELDVMGRHLANAKNRYDAARSMLVSLGERIEGLSRSDGRG